The DNA sequence TAACGGTTCGGGAAGCCCTATagtggtataaaaataaaataataaagaaatttgtattaaCAAGTATATTTACCATTCCGACAAGACATTtaaggtaatattataataatagctagctcagtcgtaacttaaataaataggtattaattttagagcacagggggtgagtctgtgtttcaataggctggaagaccttggtaactaggggtaaaaatatttgaatattgggcgcctttataaaataataaaaaaccgtctgacctccagttagataaggaatgagaaacgagccctgcagattcgtggtggtgagctcaaccaccccggtgccgcagccgccgcctccGAACGTCCATGCTAGTTAAGCCGCCAAGGAAGCACCAGCTCAGCGCGGTCTGGAGCACATCCTCGCCCATGCCGACGCCCTTGACTAACTAGGGGACTGAAGGGGTAAACGAAAACCTCTTCTTAAATAAACCTCTTTCTGAAATACCCTTTCTTGAAAGCCctaaaaaacaataagtatgtgGCTTTGCCGATTCTCGACGAGAGTTAAAATTCACCAGAACGGTTGAGCAACTTACCCAATGCAGAAAAGAAGCCGGCTTGTAAGTCCGTGCTTTCATGTCGATGCATGGGGCCTTCAGAGGTTATGGTACGAGGAACATAATATTCTccctgaaaataagtaataaaacaataagcactgaacacgtctcgaacaatttgatacgtagatcaagaaaaatacttacgattaagcggtttaagccgcgatttaaacaatatggctcactggcctttgaagaaaacggatcgacatcctactccatcacatccgaaataaaaaatgacagctgacagatcaaacCACAGAGGCTTCCACCGCTGCGTTTCGTTGAGCGCACGATGTAAATACAGCTTCcaaaactcgtttcaataagaaaagatacttaataataatttccaaaaaggaaagaagaaagttgtaaaatatttaataagattttaatttctgtaaattaataggagtaaacattttatttaagaaaaatcCAATAGCGGGCTACTCACGCCCTCTCTTGATCAATGCAAGTATTAAAACCAGTATTACCAACGCTCAACGCTAGATGGCCTTATATTAGAAACGAAATATATTAATGCCtatgaggctttaaaaaaatgttgttacaatAGGTATTTCTAATTGAAAGCGGATTCATTAAATTTATCAAATATTAATTAggttaattacttaattaaatcCGTTCAATTGATGATACTTAGTCAAATTAAGTTGGAAATGATACTAACGCAAAAACATGCAATCCATactaatcatcatcatccaaCAGAGAGTCCAGTCCATGAttcttatacataagtaaatattttaggtCGAAATATCGTTTTAGGAGTTAAAAAAAGTGTTTCCTGAAAAAAGACTCACAATGCAAGATCTTCAAAGATCCTGACGTATTGTAGCTGACTGCATTTTGTTGTTTTTTctgatctagaaacgatatggattagatgtgtcagtgtcaaaagtaacatttttttGAAGGAACgttacatttgacactgacatatttaatccatatcgtttctagatctattaactgacgtatcttatagttcgaatcgggccgatagtgACCGCAGCGCATTTTTGGTTTTCGgcacatttattttattcacaaaAGAATGGCTAATCAGCTTTAacctaccatttttttttcaggagcACAACTAGGCACTATAATCGAGATGATGTCAGCCGGAGTGCTCTCAGCAAGCAAGTGGGGCTGGCCTTCTGTTTACTACGTAACGGGCATCACCTGCCTGGGCTGGTCTCTTTTGTGGATCATCTTCGGAGCCTCCACTCCGGGTATGAGCCGATGGATTTCGAAGGAGGAGAGAAAGTATATTGAGACAAATACTGCTTCGGCCGACATTAGTGAAGCCAAGGTAAAATTATGGTCGTACTTTTTTAAGATGATGAGCTTGGCAAGAGAGAAAGGGAAAGACCCCCATATTGAGTCATGGCTTTTTcaacaggtctccatcgccatacagcAGGGTAACACTACTAACACTGCTAGTGTGATAGGGACgggacctttggacccggctaggctcagaacgggttttagtttcaTACATCTGCTATGTATttcttaaatgtttttattgaataattgttacaaattacattttttaagaCTTCTAAAATTATCAAGATTCCTGGCAGCATGCGATTGCTGGTGTTGatttttgaacttttaaaaatattattgatacgAATAAGTAATCATTATTATGTGCACGCATTTTCAGGATTCTGCTGTCAAATTTAGATTTAAAGATACAGATATAAcagtattataaaatttataaatagtCGTATAAAGGAATAAGTTTTaacatgatattttttttagaaaatggTGACCCCGTGGAAGAGCATTTGGAGCTCACTTCCCTTCTGGGCTATCCTGCTCGCTCACAGCGGACAGAGTCTTGGCTTCTGGACGCTCCTTACTGAAATGCCTTCCTACATGGCTAAGGTTCTTGGGGTCGACATTAAAAGCGTAAGTTTTCTTTAATACCTGGTCTATGtatcagtttaaaaaaaatatttcgtgaAAGTTTAGTTTTTGTTGATTAATTATTCAAGTGGATTATTGTTAGTACAAATGCCaaaatagtttagtttagtttatttatttcataatgataaattacagtataaattattcttacGCTAATCTATATGATCTTCTAAAATCTTtgaaatttttgattttcagaATGGAATCTTGTCTGCACTTCCCTATGTTGCGATGTACATCCTCAGTTTCATCTTCAGCTGGTCGGCGGACTTCCTTATCAACAGAAACATTTGTTCAGTTTCCACTACACGAAAAATCTTTAATACAATTGGTATGATTAATTCAAAGTTAATATTACTACACTTGATTATGTACTTTTGTTATTGGAAAAAGGTAAGTCTATGACAACAATCTCACCTGCTGGTATGCCGATGCAATCTACTACTAGatacaataaactttaaagcAAATGGATGAACCCCGAAATTTTATTCGAAAAATTTTGTAACATTGAAAGCAAAACTTTCAAAACTAATGTATCTCTTAtggataaatgtttattttttagcattCTGGGGGCCTGCAGCGGCATTGCTGATCCTCTCCTATCTTCCGCCAGGACACTTGACACTGGCGGTTGTAATTCTGACTTTCACTGTTGGATTAAACGGAGCTCACTACGTCGGTTTCTTAGTAAggataataatattgtaattaTTGCATCTGGTCAACtttcaaaaaaatgtgtatCCTTTTCAGCTTCATTATTCTCACTGACCTGTACTTCTCAAAGTTTAATAAGACTAGTTGTTAATATATTTCTATTGTTTTCCAGATCACACATATTGATATATCACCGAACTTTGCTAGTACCTTGATGGGTATAACAAATGGCGTTGGAAACATTTTCTCCATTCTGGCGCCTCTTAGTGTCTCAGCTGTGGTCAAAGATGAGGTAAATGTATTATTGTTATAATGTGTTTGATACTTGGTCGATAAAACATTTCCATTtgaaattattgaatttttttttcgattAAGTGCGTTTGGGAAATATATGGGTAATaccatattttattattttttaggcaAGCGCTTCAGAATGGCGGAAGGTATTCTTCATATCGATTGGTTTCTACTTCCTCAGTAATATGTTTTATGTCCTCTTCATGTCTGGCAACGTTCAACCATGGAATGAACCTATTACTGAAAATAATAGTTTGGGTAAGTTCACAATTTCTTATAACATATTTCCAAATATGTAGTAGGTTTTTATTGAATGCATTATTAATGTAAACCATTTTACGTGTAAATACCTTATAAACTTTTGTATATTGATACAGTTTACTGAATCCGATCCAGTGGCTCCGGTTTAAATCGTATCTCTCCACATAACAATTTTATAtttgaaacttaaaaaaatataaatgttatatctagggagtgctcccggcgccggttttctatacaaacacggTACCGGAACCGGTAATTCCCgattctcgccatacaaactcagtaccgggagcattcgcTAGTTATATCTGATATATGATTATGTCTTAATGAAAAAACAACACCTAGAGGAACCAACACAATtaacacaaagaaaaacaaCATTACTTATACGAGTAACACTCTTTATTAAACTCGTGTTTTTTTTACAGAAGAGGGAGTGAAAACTAAAGAAGTCAAACCAGGGAAAAAGAATAGCAGTTCAAACTACGGAGAAGAGAAGTTTTAGAAATGTAGAGTTGTGTTAATGTTAACTTATTTGTTAGCTGTGCTAGCTAGTCATGTTGTTTAATTGAATGTGAGAACCAATAGTTCAAAAATATCTATACGCAAAAAGTgacaataatattttaaaaccaaatatatctgaatattattttactaaataacGTCAGTATATTTCACAAATAATTTTTTCTTCACATACTGCAAATACTTGTTTCATAAATATATCATTACATTATAGGTAATAATAACAGTTACTgtaaataattacttagtttAATATTTTCCGCTAACAAACTTTCATAAAAAATGTGAAGGCGaaattttacaataattaataatcCTAAGTTTAGAGCCACAATAGTACAAAGTAGTACAAGATTTGTGTGCCATATGGCTAAATGAATTAATACCTACTGTTACCTAAGGTCTATGTGGTCAAATCCATCgaaaattttttaaatacaatacaCATTATCGCCTTTTTCTAGCAAAGTACACTATTGTTTAATTCAATGAAAAAAATTAGCGCATGCTTTTAGTATCAGCAGCTAAAAGCTAACGGATTTGGCCGCATTGACATTACATTTTTGGAACcatgttttaaatttttcagTGTGTTAAAAATTGAAGTACTGGATCTATGTTTCTATAAAACAAAAGTAACTCTTGGTTTGAACGACAGCTTTAAGAATGCTGGTGACATTGCGCTCTTTATTGAAAAGATTATAATTCCAAATGTATGTAATATATTGAAGTCATAATAGACATACTGTACAGCAAATTTTGTCATTTGGCTACGTTACAAGAGATGATTACCAACGCCACGTTTTTGGCGCGCCTTCGTGGATGGGACAATGGTATATCTGGACAataatctaaattgcaatttaGTGGCTTTAGGCGCTCAGAACTGGCATATCACACATTGTTGTGTTATGAAATGCACAACACCATATTACGTTTTGCTTTCCAATTTGGTATTTTCCATTTCTAGATATTGAATGAACAAAAAATTCAGATAGATGTGAACCAATGAATGTAATGTACAGCTTGTTTTTAAAAAGAGATTTAAATGCTAATAATTACGAGTATAGACAGATTTTTTATTAACGCAACCGAGTACCTTTATCGTTATAAAATAGTAATCACTAATTGTAATCAATGATTTCATATTCCTATTCATACTAGTCACATTTAAGGAAGTCATCAAAATGACAAATGCTAGAATTTTATTAAAGTTGTACCTTAAAATCCTTTTAAATCTGTTATTGATAGGTATAAATTGGTGCGAACGAGATGTACACGACATCAAATAAAAGATAatgttgaaatttttagttttaacagcCATACTAGACAACTATAGTGATCTCGGTTACCgcaaattaggtacttacccaATTATAACAATACACTAACAAACTAGAGCGCCCTATTCTTAGGTATAGAAAAATCACTGCTGCGTTTTCATTATGTTAATACGTCAACTATTGGTAGGATGCCGATAATGTA is a window from the Cydia fagiglandana chromosome 13, ilCydFagi1.1, whole genome shotgun sequence genome containing:
- the LOC134670306 gene encoding putative inorganic phosphate cotransporter; this encodes MVAVSEQDRAPKPDAMFGMRHVMVLLLFLSTTVAYATRVSMSMAIVAMTSSNDYGYPVFEWERSIQDLILSSFFWGYIVLQIPAGMIAGRFGGKNLILTAMLSNGLVNLFVPYAAQKGGWIAVCGCRILMGLTQGLLYPSLHGLLGQWSPVSERSRMGTIVYAGAQLGTIIEMMSAGVLSASKWGWPSVYYVTGITCLGWSLLWIIFGASTPGMSRWISKEERKYIETNTASADISEAKKMVTPWKSIWSSLPFWAILLAHSGQSLGFWTLLTEMPSYMAKVLGVDIKSNGILSALPYVAMYILSFIFSWSADFLINRNICSVSTTRKIFNTIAFWGPAAALLILSYLPPGHLTLAVVILTFTVGLNGAHYVGFLITHIDISPNFASTLMGITNGVGNIFSILAPLSVSAVVKDEASASEWRKVFFISIGFYFLSNMFYVLFMSGNVQPWNEPITENNSLEEGVKTKEVKPGKKNSSSNYGEEKF